The nucleotide sequence CCAAAATTTAAATCGTCCTCAACTAAGAGTATTCTTTTATTTATATTTTCCATATCTTAATTAATTAGGGGTATTTTTATTATAAAGGTACTTCCTTTTCCCTTTTCACTTTCTACATAAACTTGACCATTATGGTCTTCAACAATTCGTTTTACATATGCCAATCCAAGACCGTGCCCTTTTACATTGTGAATATCACCAGTATGTTCTCTGTAAAACTTTTCAAAAACTCTTTTTTGAGCTACCTTACTCATTCCAAGTCCTTTATCCTGTACTTTTATCAAAATCATATCTTTAATATTTTCTGTAAAAATATCTATCTCTGGTGGCTCTGGCGAATATTTAATAGCATTTTCTAATATGTTAACGATGACGTTTGTAAAATGTCCTTCATTAACCAAGACACAACTACGACTCGCTTCAAAATGACTGGTTATGGTTCCTTTTCTATCTTCCAAAATTAAGCTAACATGCTCGATTGCATCTTCTATAATTTCTTCAATATTAGTAGATTCCTTTTCAATATCTAGTTCTTTTTTCTCTAATTTCGAAATACGCAAGACATTCTCAACTTGAGCATGCATTCGCTTATTTTCATCCCGAATCATCTGTAAATACTTAAAGACCTTTTCTTTGTCTTCAATAATTTTCGGATTCTTTATCGCATCTAAGGCTAGGTTAATCGTAGCAATAGGTGTTTTAAACTCATGCGTCATATTATTAATGAAATCTGTTTTGATTTCTGAAATCTGACGCTGTCTAATCAATTGATTCAAAGCACTTGTATAGGCAATCAGAATGATTAAAGTAAAGATAATCGATAAGACGGTGATACTTACTAATTCTGACAAAAGAAACTTCTTTTTATTAGGAAACATCACAAACAGCTTGTATTTTTCGTTTCCTTCATTATCTGTAAATATAGGAATAGAATATCCTTCTTCCTTATTACAAAAGCCGCTTGATTTTATCTTTGACTCAACACCATTATTATAAATTGCGAATTCAAACTTAGTATTAACGCCGTATTGCTCTAATTCTTTTTTAATTAATTTATGCAATTTTTCATTTGTAATACGCTCTTCCAAAGGCATAACCGAAGCAATATCTTTAAAAAAGATTTCAAATTGTGCGTTATCAAGGATATCTAAACTCCCTGTTTTTTCAATTTTAACATTTGGTGTTAATTCTTGCTGAAAGTTCGGCTTATCAATACTGCTATTGTTATAAACCTCTGTTACTCGCTTAGAGCTAAAATTTTTAAATCTTTCGCTATTAAATTTTTTATCAAAGAACGATGAGGAAATATTATAATCTTCAGAAATGACACTGTTTGAATAAACAATAGTTTCATTTGTTTTTGGATTTTTTTGTACATAATAAAATTCTAACAAATCATCTTTTTGCGGAATTTTACCTGTACTATCCTTGTAATGGTTGTATTTATCGTAAAAACTATACGCTTCTTGCTTTTGCAATTTATCAGCCACATTACCGATTACTTGCTTGACATGAAATTTGAATTGTTCGTCATTATTCTTAAACGAAGTATTAAACCAATACACCTGAACAAGAATTATGCCTATTAAAGACAAACTCATCAATAAAACCAATAATCTAAAAAACAATTTATTCATCGAAACAAATTTAGTATTTTAACATTATGAAGAATAATGCATTAACCAAAGATTAACATTTAAGATTCTTTTTGTTTAATCTTCAAAATTTTAAGAATTTCATCTATTTTTCTTTTAGCTTCATCTAAATCAGAGTTCTCGATAACATAATCACTTTTTGAAATTCGTTCTTCATCAGTCCATTGCGCTTCCATACGCTTTAAAATGTGTTCGCGTGAACTCTTATCACGTTTCATAACTCGCTCTATTCTAATCTCTAACGGAGCTAGTACACTGATTATTATATCGAAATTTTTATACGAACCGCTTTCAAATAAAATTGCGGCTTCATAAATCACATAGGGGAAGTCTTTTTTTTCAGCCAACCATTCTTTAAAATGTGCTTTAACAGCTGGATGAATAATAGCATTTAGCTGTTTTAATTTTTCGGCATCGTTAAACACAATTTCAGCTAATTTTTGGCGAACTAAAATATCGTTTTCAAAAATAGTTTGTCCGAAGGTATTTTTTATAGCTTGAATCACAGCCTCTGATTGCATGATTTTACGTGCTTCATCATCAGCTATATATATAGGTAGCCCTTTTGACTGAAAATAAGTAGCTATTGTTGTCTTGCCACTTCCAATACCTCCTGTTAATCCAATCGTTTTCGTCATTTTATTAATTTCAATTAAATTCAAAAGTATAGATTTTAGCTAAAACAGCTTGAATATATAAAAACTCTAGCCACAGATTAAAAGGATTAAAAAGATTAATCTGTGCCAATCCATTTAATCTGTGGCTAAAAATTAACTTTATAAACATAAAGTCTACTTACTAATTATATTAGCTTCCTATATATAGTGATTTACTTTTTAAAGAATAATTCCGGGAAAGCAGTTTCTGGTTTTTGTTTTAATACAATCACCTTAATATAGGACTCCATAAACCCTAGTCCGTAACCGTAAAATTGTTTCCAAGCAGCTACTACTGATAAATACCCAATTTTAGGATTTTTATTTTTTATTGTTGACGCTACAAACAAAATCAAAAAGTACACAAAATACAATTTCAACAAAAAGTCATTCGCAAAAATCAACATAAAAACGGCTATAAAAAAACCGATGATAAATAATGACGGAAAAAAGAAAGTAAGCTTATTATATTTAGGATACCAACTATTCAATATAGGTCGGGCTTTCCCAAATTTACTCACCTGAATAGTGAATTTATCCCAATCAATACGACGTTTATGATAGACAAAGGCTTTTGTAAAAAGTCGGGTTTCGAAACCTAATTCCCATAAACGAATTGACAAATCTGGGTCTTCACCTGGGTGAATATTTCCAAAACCATTCGAAGCTTCAAAAGCTTTGCGTGACAAGCCCATATTGAAACTACGGGGTTGAAATTTTCCAATCTTCTCTGAGCCACCACGGATTCCACCAGTAGTTAAGAAAGAGGTCATCGTAAAATTAATGGCTTTTTGGATATCCGAAAAACTATCCAGTGCCGCATCAGGACCACCAAAACAGTCTACATAATTCGATTGTAATTCGGCTGCTACTTCATCTAAGTATTGTTTAGGAATAATACAATCCGAATCAAAAATGATAAAATAATCTCCTTTGGCCTTTTGCATTCCGTAATTTCTAGAATCTCCAGGTCCTGAATTTTCCTTGTAGTAATACGAAATAGATAATTGGTTGGTGAATTTACTCACTACCTCCTCACAACGAAGCGTAGAACCATCCTCTACCAAAACAATTTCAAAAGGTGACTTATAAGTAGTTTGCACTAAACTTTCTAAAAGTTCTTCTACTTCGTCTGGACGGTTATAAACCGGAATTATCAAAGAAAACAACATATTCTTGAGTGGAATTAATTTTTAACAAAGATATACTTTATAGCTATAAAAAAACAGTATGAAAATAGTTTAACCACAAAGAGCCACAAAGGGATGCACAAAGATTCACTACATTTTTTTTTATTTCCGTTCCGTCATGAAATAACGGATTGAAATGATCAAATTAATTATAGACTGTTGATTAACGATTTTTGACCCGAGCGTCAGCGAACAGGTGAAGCATTTCAGATTTTGCGTTAGCACATAAAAATTCATTGACTTTATCAGGTTCGCACATCTAAAATCAAAAATCGTTAATCTACCTTCAAAAATCTTTCTAAAGCTTATTTAAACAACTTCAAAACCCTATCAAAATCTCCAGATGGTAATCCTAATTTTTGGAAAAACATAAAATCGTCTTTTACTTTTTGAGTCCAACTTAGGCTATCCGTAAGGTTTTGCGTTTTGTATTCTTTATAAATTGATTTGGCTGCGGAATAGTTATCATTCAATAAATAAGCGTGCGCTAAATTAAGCTTAACAAACAATTCGGTACTGTCTTTTTGTTCTCCTTCTTTTAAGTATTTGAGCGCCTTTCCGTATTGTTTGGTAATCAAGTAACAATACCCCAAATTGGAGTAATCTAAAACACTGCCTTGATTGTCGTTGATGATGGTGCTGTAGTTTTTGATTGCTAAAGCATAATCTCTTTTTTTGACAGCTGTAGCTGCCGCAGAACGTAAATCAGCATAAACAGTTTTAGAAACTGTGGTTTCACCATAACAAGCGTTTCCAAAGTCTTTATAG is from Flavobacterium sp. NG2 and encodes:
- a CDS encoding HAMP domain-containing sensor histidine kinase — encoded protein: MNKLFFRLLVLLMSLSLIGIILVQVYWFNTSFKNNDEQFKFHVKQVIGNVADKLQKQEAYSFYDKYNHYKDSTGKIPQKDDLLEFYYVQKNPKTNETIVYSNSVISEDYNISSSFFDKKFNSERFKNFSSKRVTEVYNNSSIDKPNFQQELTPNVKIEKTGSLDILDNAQFEIFFKDIASVMPLEERITNEKLHKLIKKELEQYGVNTKFEFAIYNNGVESKIKSSGFCNKEEGYSIPIFTDNEGNEKYKLFVMFPNKKKFLLSELVSITVLSIIFTLIILIAYTSALNQLIRQRQISEIKTDFINNMTHEFKTPIATINLALDAIKNPKIIEDKEKVFKYLQMIRDENKRMHAQVENVLRISKLEKKELDIEKESTNIEEIIEDAIEHVSLILEDRKGTITSHFEASRSCVLVNEGHFTNVIVNILENAIKYSPEPPEIDIFTENIKDMILIKVQDKGLGMSKVAQKRVFEKFYREHTGDIHNVKGHGLGLAYVKRIVEDHNGQVYVESEKGKGSTFIIKIPLIN
- the coaE gene encoding dephospho-CoA kinase (Dephospho-CoA kinase (CoaE) performs the final step in coenzyme A biosynthesis.); translated protein: MTKTIGLTGGIGSGKTTIATYFQSKGLPIYIADDEARKIMQSEAVIQAIKNTFGQTIFENDILVRQKLAEIVFNDAEKLKQLNAIIHPAVKAHFKEWLAEKKDFPYVIYEAAILFESGSYKNFDIIISVLAPLEIRIERVMKRDKSSREHILKRMEAQWTDEERISKSDYVIENSDLDEAKRKIDEILKILKIKQKES
- a CDS encoding glycosyltransferase; translation: MLFSLIIPVYNRPDEVEELLESLVQTTYKSPFEIVLVEDGSTLRCEEVVSKFTNQLSISYYYKENSGPGDSRNYGMQKAKGDYFIIFDSDCIIPKQYLDEVAAELQSNYVDCFGGPDAALDSFSDIQKAINFTMTSFLTTGGIRGGSEKIGKFQPRSFNMGLSRKAFEASNGFGNIHPGEDPDLSIRLWELGFETRLFTKAFVYHKRRIDWDKFTIQVSKFGKARPILNSWYPKYNKLTFFFPSLFIIGFFIAVFMLIFANDFLLKLYFVYFLILFVASTIKNKNPKIGYLSVVAAWKQFYGYGLGFMESYIKVIVLKQKPETAFPELFFKK